A stretch of the Ostrea edulis chromosome 9, xbOstEdul1.1, whole genome shotgun sequence genome encodes the following:
- the LOC125658750 gene encoding mannose-6-phosphate isomerase-like: MSEGELVFPLKCSVQNYAWGKVGKESEVASLQKAADPSWQIDESTPYAELWMGTHVNCPSKVRTPKGSNLSLKDWITQHPEQLGDPVRKKFGDDLPFLFKVLSVNKSLSVQAHPNKVQAEKLHKNFPDVYKDDNHKPELAVALTPFKALCGFRPIKEVAEYLSKIEEFRAVVGGPNACKLISASKTLEMPLQREAMKDCFASLMKQDPEIIQTQLKLLINRLQGLDSDGTDSCNFESEVLFKLYDEFPGDVGCFTVYFLNVITLKPGESMFLEANLPHAYLSGDTMECMACSDNVVRAGLTPKFRDVHTLCEMLDYTGKPANKTKFTGKSTTEGGITVTTFSPPIRDFALKRFQTEPGCNSLRLPALPSPSISIVIQGNGTASNSTLESTLPVNRGEIFFTSVNQEITIDVSSESMLLFQAYAAV, from the exons ATGTCTGAAGGCGAGCTTG TTTTCCCTCTGAAGTGCTCCGTACAGAATTATGCTTGGGGCAAAGTTGGCAAGGAGAGTGAAGTAGCATCTCTTCAGAAAGCTGCAGATCCATCATGGCAGATAGACGAATCCACACCTTATGCAGAG TTGTGGATGGGGACGCATGTGAACTGTCCATCAAAGGTACGGACTCCCAAGGGAAGTAACTTGTCACTGAAAGACTGGATTACCCAGCATCCTGAGCAGCTAGGAGATCCGGTCAGAAAAAAGTTCGGAGACGATTTGCCATTCTTGTTCAAGGTTCTGAGTGTGAACAAATCCCTGTCTGTTCAGGCTCATCCAAATAAG GTTCAGGCAGAAAAACTTCACAAGAATTTCCCTGATGTTTATAAAGATGACAACCACAAACCAGAATTAGCTGTCGCCCTCACACCATTCAAAGCGCTGTGTGGGTTCCGACCAATCAAGGAGGTGGCAGAATATCTGTCCA AAATCGAGGAGTTTCGAGCAGTAGTGGGAGGGCCTAATGCATGTAAACTAATCTCTGCCAGCAAAACACTGGAGATGCCATTACAGAGGGAGGCCATGAAGGACTGCTTTgcttcactgatgaaacaggaTCCAGAAATCATACAGACACAGCTTAAACTCCTGATTAATCGCCTACAAGGATTAG ATAGTGACGGAACAGACTCCTGTAACTTTGAGAGCGAGGTTCTGTTTAAGCTGTATGACGAGTTTCCTGGAGATGTGGGCTGTTTCACGGTGTACTTCCTCAATGTCATCACATTAAAACCTGGAGAGAGTATGTTCCTCGAAGCCAATCTACCTCACGCCTACCTGTCAGGGG ACACCATGGAATGCATGGCTTGTTCAGACAATGTGGTGAGAGCAGGCCTAACCCCCAAATTCCGGGATGTCCACACACTCTGTGAAATGTTGGACTACACGGGAAAACCAGCAAACAAAACCAAGTTCACAGGGAAATCTACGACAGAAGGCGGAATCACCGTGACAACCTTCAGCCCGCCTATCAGGGACTTTGCACTCAAACGATTCCAA ACGGAGCCCGGATGCAATTCCCTTCGTCTACCAGCTTTACCCAGCCCCAGTATTTCGATTGTGATTCAGGGAAATGGAACCGCCAGCAATTCGACACTGGAGTCTACACTTCCTGTTAACCGTGGCGAGATCTTCTTCACATCTGTGAATCAGGAAATAACTATTGATGTGTCGTCTGAGTCCATGCTTTTATTCCAGGCATATGCAGCAGTGTGA